The following proteins come from a genomic window of Gossypium raimondii isolate GPD5lz chromosome 5, ASM2569854v1, whole genome shotgun sequence:
- the LOC105766004 gene encoding uncharacterized protein LOC105766004 isoform X2, with translation MGSLGRVSGSGRVRSGSGRFDPTVNSFFSPLLSSFFFLLSFFLLFFFLSFFSDQPSSSSAFADGDLLPSDGRRWRTRCRRWGCCGGGHGGAGAMAGGCRWAREG, from the exons ATGGGCTCGCTGGGTCGGGTCTCCGGATCGGGTCGTGTCAGATCTGGGTCGGGTCGGTTTGACCCGACtgttaattcttttttttcccctcttctctcttctttcttctttcttctttctttctttcttctctttttctttctttctttcttttccgaTCAGCCCTCCTCTTCCTCTGCTTTTGCCGACGGTGACCTGCTGCCCAGCGACGGCCGGCGGTGGCGCACACG GTGTCGGCGATGGGGGTGCTGCGGCGGTGGGCACGGTGGCGCTGGTGCTATGGCCGGCG GTTGCAGGTGGGCTAGGGAGGGCTAG
- the LOC105766004 gene encoding uncharacterized protein LOC105766004 isoform X1, translated as MGSLGRVSGSGRVRSGSGRFDPTVNSFFSPLLSSFFFLLSFFLLFFFLSFFSDQPSSSSAFADGDLLPSDGRRWRTRWSPLPFFSSFFSFIFVCCLLLALFIFASWLLFALLGVGDGGAAAVGTVALVLWPAVAGGLGRARPAATCGCQRDQNVMAAKLLGSKRNFKKV; from the exons ATGGGCTCGCTGGGTCGGGTCTCCGGATCGGGTCGTGTCAGATCTGGGTCGGGTCGGTTTGACCCGACtgttaattcttttttttcccctcttctctcttctttcttctttcttctttctttctttcttctctttttctttctttctttcttttccgaTCAGCCCTCCTCTTCCTCTGCTTTTGCCGACGGTGACCTGCTGCCCAGCGACGGCCGGCGGTGGCGCACACGGTGGTCTCCTCttcccttcttttcttcttttttctcttttatttttgtttgttgcttGCTTCttgctctttttatttttgcttcttggttgttGTTTGCTTTGCTAGGTGTCGGCGATGGGGGTGCTGCGGCGGTGGGCACGGTGGCGCTGGTGCTATGGCCGGCG GTTGCAGGTGGGCTAGGGAGGGCTAGGCCGGCCGCCACCTGTGGCTGCCAGAGGGACCAAAATGTAATGGCAGCAAAACTTTTGGGGTCAAAACGTAATTTTAAGAAAGTTTAg